The sequence CATTGCGATCAACATCATTATTTTTGGTAACAAAATTGATAAAACGATCAAGATAATACAATGTATTTTGAATTGTCTTAGAAAGACTTACTATTATCTTTTGTGATAAAATACCTCCTTTTGTTTTTTTCGTGGATACCAAATCATTTTGTAACGACAACAGTTGTTTAAGTTGCTCCGCGGTAAATGTTGGTTTATTATTATTTGGCTTTTCTTCCATATGTTTAAAACTTATTCGTTAATGTGAATTACACCGCTTTGTAACAATTTAATTCGATTTTGCATTTCTTCTTGAGTACCATAAAGAGCTACTGCCCCATCTTGTAATACCAAAATCTTATCTACCACTGATAGTACAGAAGGTCTATGAGATATAACAACTACAGCAATCCCCCTAGATTTTGCTTGCTTTAAAGAGTTTGATAGAGCTATTTCACCTGCCTCATCAAGATTAGCATTAGGTTCATCTAAAATAATTAGTTTAGGGTTACCGTAAAATGCTCTAGCAAGACCAACACGTTGCCTTTGTCCACCAGAGAGATTAGAGCCAGCTGTTCCAATATCTGAATCGTAACCATCTGGTAGTCTTAATACCATTTCATGAGCTCCAGCAATTTTAGCAGCCTCAATTACTTTTTCTGGATCAGCATTTTCAGCCATCCTAGCTATATTCTGCTTTATACTACCACTAAATAATTCTATCCCTTGTGGCAAATATCCTACATGATTACCAAAATTTTCTCTATTCCAAGAATAAACTTCACCACTGTCAAGTCTAACAGTTCCTGACGATGCTTTCCATACACCGACTAGTATTTTAGCTAAGGTTGACTTGCCTGCAGCAGAAGGCCCTATAATTGCTAATATTTCACTAGGCTGAACGGCAAAGGACACTCCCTTTAAAATATATCTTGGTACAGGTGGTTGTGGCATATATGGAGGGACTGGAAGTAAATAATAAATATTTTCTACAGTTAAATGTCCTTCAACATTTGGAATTGGCATCGCTTCTTCTCTTGATTTATATGAAGCAAATAACTGATTGATATTTTTATAAGATTTTATAGAACTACTCATACTCTTCCATAGCTCAATAGCATTATCGAAAGGAGCTAAAGCTCTGCCAACTATAATAGAACTCATAATCATACCACCAGTAGTCATCTCTCTTCCTGAAGTACTAACAACAACATATGCACCAATGCCAGTTACAAGCATTTGCATAATATTACGAATAAATCTAGAAAAATTAGAGATAGCACCATTGCGATAGCTGGCAACTGATTGCTTTTCCAAAGCAGCAATATTAAATTGGTGCCAATTCGCCGTAACGTTTTTCATCATGCCCATAGCTTCTACAACTTCTGAATTCCTATTGGCAATGTCAGCTTGAGTCATACCCTTTATGGAGAATTCAGTAGCTTCACCAAGAGTTCTATTAGTTGCAGCAGCATTAAAAAAAGCAGTAGATACGATAATAATAGCACCAGCTAATGTTAAAATTCCAATATATGGGTGAATTAAGAAAATCACTATTATATAGATAACACTCCAAGGAGCATCAAATAAAGTATTAATACCGGTACTAGTTACAAAAGTTTTTATTGTTTGGAAATCACGAAGTAATTGACTAGCACCAGTATTAGTACGGGTTGCAGCAGCTGAAATAGAGTGACCAAAAATTACAGGAGCAACTGTTTTATCCAACCACTCACCAACTTTAATTAAGGTGAACGATCTTGCAATTTGTAATAACCCATAAATAAAATAGATTGTACCGATAATAATGGATAACCACATTAATGTCCATGTGTTACCACTTCCTATAACTCGATCAAGAACTTGTAAGGAATAAAGAGGCGTTATCAACATTAACAAGTTAATAACAAACGCAAAACCAAAAACTATCCAAAAAGCAATTTTACACTTTTCAAGAGCATTATTTAGAGGGTTTGCTACTTGAGTTGCTAATGCACTATTATTTTTCATATTACCATTATTATATTAATATTATTTTACTACATGAGTTAGTAAAAATTATATTATTTGCAATATTTTCTAAATTCGGAATTATATATGCAATAAATATATATATCAACTTCTTTATTAGATTTAAAGTACGGAAGTAATAATAAATAAATTATTCCTATCTAAAAATTTGTTGTTTTAGTAGCAATAAAACAGCCAAACACTTTCACCAGAAGACAGTAGGAGATAACTGATTAATTAGTTATCTCCTACTGTCTCCTAAGTTCTGTGAACAAAATTTTAATTGTTTATTGATAAACTCGTATTCAGCATGCAAAAAATCATGGTTGGTGAGCCTTCACCTGATTTAATACATCTTCAGCATGTCTAGCCACCTGCACTTTTGACCAAATATGAACTATCTTACCTTTTTTGTCTATTAAAAAAGTAGTTCGCTCAACCCCCATATATTTCTTACCAAACATCGATTTTTCCACCCAAACTCCATATTTCTCGCAAGTATCAGAATTAGAGTCTGATGCAAGATCAAAATCCAAACAATATTTCTTCTTAAATTTATCATGAGAGTCTAAGTTGTCTTTTGATACACCAACAATGATAGCATTCATCTTTTCAAATTCTGCCTTTAATTTATTAAAATCACCTGCTTCAATAGTACAGCCTGGTGTATCATCTTTCGGATAAAAATATAACACAACAAACTTGCCTGATAAATCTGACAAATTCATTTTAATATCTTCACCTATTGACATGGTGAAATTTGGTGCAATATCGCCTACTTTTAATATCATAACAACCCCTTTATTTAATTTTTAATTTCTTTTAGGCAAATGATAAATCACAAACATTACTGCTAATGAAATTGCTAATGTAAACCAAGTAATAGCATATTCTAAATGATTATTTCTAACATTCAACAGATTGTTAATTGACAAGCTTTGAAGAATATCAGATCGGTTATTGTTACCTTCCATAATTAAATAAAAATTCTCTAATGTCAAACCAAGAATATCAGACGCTTGAATTAAATCCAAGGTAAACCAAACATTATTTTTAACATCATTACCTAAGACAAACAGCTTGGTTTTCTCACTAGGGAGAATTACACCAGTAATTTCTGTAGAATCATTCACTACATTATCAATATTTTTCTTATACTTCCCAGCAAACCATCCTTGTGCCACTAAGATTATCTTATTACCATCGGTTTGAAAAGGGCTAATTAAATAATAGCCATCTTTTTCAGTAGACATTGATTTGCGTCCATAAAGATGCAAATTCTTACCAGCCAAAAAATGCCCTTTCATTTTCACTTTAGCATATAATTTATCTACACTAAGTGTTTTTATATCAATAGGAGGATTATTAAGGTTATTTTTTATTGAATTTAAAAATAATTCTTTTTCCTGCAATCTAACAATTTGCCAAAACCCCAGTGATAAGAGGATTATAAACGCTAATATAATAAGCAATAAAGGTAATAACTGCACTTGGCACTTAGAAATTTTTAGAGTTTTGGACACTATAACTTCTTCATTATTTCTAGTAGTGATTCTATAGTAGCCGGTTATCCCTGTCTATTGCCAAATAGCGACATATTTTGGATTGCCTCGTCACTACTATAAGTAGTTTATAGTTAATAGACGCCAAGCTGTTTTCTCTATAACTTTTAAATTTCATGCGTAAATAGTAAATAATTTATATAAAATCCTTACGTCATTATTTATGATTATAACAATAATCTACAATTGTCTATACTAAATTTTAATAAAATTACAACTAACGTGATTGCAAA comes from Candidatus Tisiphia endosymbiont of Nemotelus nigrinus and encodes:
- the bcp gene encoding thioredoxin-dependent thiol peroxidase, translated to MILKVGDIAPNFTMSIGEDIKMNLSDLSGKFVVLYFYPKDDTPGCTIEAGDFNKLKAEFEKMNAIIVGVSKDNLDSHDKFKKKYCLDFDLASDSNSDTCEKYGVWVEKSMFGKKYMGVERTTFLIDKKGKIVHIWSKVQVARHAEDVLNQVKAHQP
- a CDS encoding SURF1 family protein, encoding MSKTLKISKCQVQLLPLLLIILAFIILLSLGFWQIVRLQEKELFLNSIKNNLNNPPIDIKTLSVDKLYAKVKMKGHFLAGKNLHLYGRKSMSTEKDGYYLISPFQTDGNKIILVAQGWFAGKYKKNIDNVVNDSTEITGVILPSEKTKLFVLGNDVKNNVWFTLDLIQASDILGLTLENFYLIMEGNNNRSDILQSLSINNLLNVRNNHLEYAITWFTLAISLAVMFVIYHLPKRN
- a CDS encoding type I secretion system permease/ATPase; the protein is MKNNSALATQVANPLNNALEKCKIAFWIVFGFAFVINLLMLITPLYSLQVLDRVIGSGNTWTLMWLSIIIGTIYFIYGLLQIARSFTLIKVGEWLDKTVAPVIFGHSISAAATRTNTGASQLLRDFQTIKTFVTSTGINTLFDAPWSVIYIIVIFLIHPYIGILTLAGAIIIVSTAFFNAAATNRTLGEATEFSIKGMTQADIANRNSEVVEAMGMMKNVTANWHQFNIAALEKQSVASYRNGAISNFSRFIRNIMQMLVTGIGAYVVVSTSGREMTTGGMIMSSIIVGRALAPFDNAIELWKSMSSSIKSYKNINQLFASYKSREEAMPIPNVEGHLTVENIYYLLPVPPYMPQPPVPRYILKGVSFAVQPSEILAIIGPSAAGKSTLAKILVGVWKASSGTVRLDSGEVYSWNRENFGNHVGYLPQGIELFSGSIKQNIARMAENADPEKVIEAAKIAGAHEMVLRLPDGYDSDIGTAGSNLSGGQRQRVGLARAFYGNPKLIILDEPNANLDEAGEIALSNSLKQAKSRGIAVVVISHRPSVLSVVDKILVLQDGAVALYGTQEEMQNRIKLLQSGVIHINE